From one Pseudanabaena sp. FACHB-2040 genomic stretch:
- a CDS encoding bifunctional 4-hydroxy-2-oxoglutarate aldolase/2-dehydro-3-deoxy-phosphogluconate aldolase, protein MDCQDWLNLLKKHRLLAVIRAPDLATGLEMARAAEQGGVRLIEITWDSEQPEELVGYLRQDLPHCWIGAGTLLTLAEAKQAIAVGAQFGFSPFTDVSLLELGLERAVPMVAGALTPTEIVTAWRAGAAGVKVFPISAVGGAAYIRSLQGPLPAIPLIPTGGVTPDNAQALLEAGAIAIGLSGSLFPPAQVQKRDWTGIAQQIEALLQRLAT, encoded by the coding sequence ATGGATTGTCAAGACTGGCTCAACCTGCTGAAAAAACATCGTCTGCTGGCGGTCATTCGCGCTCCTGACCTAGCTACCGGGCTGGAAATGGCGCGAGCAGCAGAACAGGGAGGAGTGCGGCTGATCGAGATTACTTGGGACAGCGAGCAGCCTGAGGAACTGGTTGGTTATCTGCGCCAGGATCTGCCGCATTGCTGGATTGGGGCTGGGACTTTGCTGACCCTGGCAGAGGCGAAACAGGCGATCGCAGTCGGAGCCCAGTTTGGCTTTAGCCCCTTTACGGATGTTTCTCTACTGGAGTTGGGGCTGGAGCGGGCTGTCCCAATGGTGGCTGGAGCGCTAACGCCGACTGAAATTGTCACTGCCTGGAGAGCAGGGGCTGCCGGGGTCAAGGTGTTTCCGATCAGCGCTGTCGGCGGAGCGGCCTACATTCGCAGTCTACAGGGACCGCTGCCTGCTATTCCCCTGATTCCTACAGGCGGTGTGACTCCAGATAATGCTCAGGCCCTACTAGAGGCAGGTGCGATCGCAATTGGCCTGTCTGGATCGCTATTTCCCCCGGCACAAGTACAAAAGCGCGACTGGACAGGGATTGCCCAGCAAATTGAAGCATTGCTGCAACGTCTGGCGACTTAG
- a CDS encoding pentapeptide repeat-containing protein has translation MAHTAQRQTSSTQTGTATALVVATKPTLGLRRLVAWALEVSLLVGSAALPWAIGEAVRQTTDSGVPLNPAVSRVEGAIARTLNLPKQPRLTQVPPLTNLLWFSALGLPLVLAGSQLYWLASTGKTLPKHWLGLRVVTRDGSPPGGLRTLQRELSRWGLPLVVAYGLWFGSGAFPQIGLLGLLAGLALAAEGGTGWLNRARRPWHDLLAGTQVVAAGVYFPVKRLATDSYREVTVSAYSAEPFYGSALPYAEPEGGVSSVVLLPLGRRPPGRGQWVRQYPILVLGGLVLGGLSILMVGIVGTQIYTQQQVNQRSSQQQTDDLFLALVDTLSTRASRPEEQQAAILALASTQDSRAIPLLVDLLSQAQAPQVLEALQQGLVTLGPETLPHLQRLNQSLANDIAALPPDQRLISQQRQQTVKRTLAKLLTLYSGQLQGTQLSRTYLGKVVESPDAFTLVLDQVDLAGVVWQGSILSGASFRQAHFFAAGPDQRPDTYDDWVADLSGSDLTEADFSGARLRYVLLQGSSLLRATLSGSEAAFADFSEANLSSAQLISANLSQTLLVNASLVGADLTESNLSRANLTAARLHQAQGTGANLEGANLTRVEGREANLSNANLSGATLTQADLSDSQLAGANFSGANLENARLHRTNLQAANFRGANLSGTDFQDAVFSSPTALAPDSFIESLPNSQPQETLTSVDFSRAQNLAPEQIAYICRQGGIHPVCPLNP, from the coding sequence ATGGCGCATACCGCTCAACGCCAAACTTCTTCTACTCAAACAGGTACCGCAACTGCTCTAGTCGTTGCCACTAAGCCCACTCTGGGTCTACGGCGGCTGGTCGCTTGGGCCTTGGAGGTTAGCCTGCTGGTGGGCAGTGCCGCTTTGCCCTGGGCCATTGGAGAAGCGGTAAGACAAACGACTGATTCTGGAGTTCCTCTCAATCCTGCAGTCTCTAGAGTTGAAGGTGCGATCGCACGTACCCTCAACCTGCCCAAGCAGCCCCGCCTTACCCAAGTGCCGCCACTCACCAATCTGCTCTGGTTTAGCGCCCTAGGGCTGCCGCTGGTGCTGGCAGGCTCCCAACTGTACTGGCTGGCCAGCACTGGCAAAACGCTACCCAAGCACTGGCTGGGCCTGCGCGTCGTAACGCGAGACGGATCGCCACCAGGGGGCCTGCGCACTCTGCAGCGAGAATTGAGCCGTTGGGGACTGCCGCTAGTAGTCGCCTATGGCCTCTGGTTCGGCAGTGGTGCTTTTCCCCAAATCGGTCTGCTGGGACTCTTGGCAGGGCTGGCGCTGGCGGCAGAAGGCGGCACAGGCTGGCTGAACCGCGCGCGTCGCCCCTGGCATGATTTGCTGGCAGGCACTCAGGTAGTTGCTGCAGGCGTGTATTTTCCTGTTAAGCGACTGGCTACAGACAGCTATCGAGAGGTGACAGTCTCAGCCTACTCAGCCGAACCCTTTTATGGCAGCGCACTGCCCTATGCTGAGCCTGAGGGGGGAGTGAGTTCTGTGGTTTTGCTGCCCTTGGGTAGGAGACCCCCTGGCAGGGGGCAGTGGGTGCGCCAGTATCCAATCCTCGTGCTGGGTGGGCTGGTGCTGGGCGGGCTGAGCATTTTGATGGTGGGCATAGTCGGCACCCAAATCTACACTCAGCAGCAGGTGAACCAGCGCAGTAGCCAGCAGCAGACCGACGACCTGTTTTTGGCCCTGGTTGATACCCTCAGCACTCGAGCCAGCCGCCCAGAGGAGCAGCAGGCCGCCATTTTAGCCCTAGCCAGCACCCAGGATTCCCGCGCGATTCCGCTGCTAGTTGACCTACTATCCCAGGCTCAAGCGCCGCAGGTGCTAGAAGCACTGCAGCAGGGACTAGTGACTCTGGGGCCAGAGACTCTGCCCCACCTACAGCGGCTAAATCAGTCCTTGGCCAATGATATTGCTGCCTTGCCCCCCGACCAACGCCTGATCTCCCAGCAGCGGCAGCAGACGGTGAAGCGCACTTTGGCCAAACTCCTAACGCTCTACAGCGGTCAACTTCAAGGCACTCAACTGAGCCGCACCTATTTGGGGAAAGTGGTAGAGAGCCCAGATGCTTTTACGCTAGTGCTAGATCAGGTCGATCTAGCCGGGGTGGTCTGGCAAGGATCGATTCTGTCGGGAGCGAGCTTTCGCCAAGCTCACTTTTTTGCCGCAGGGCCAGACCAGAGACCCGATACTTATGACGATTGGGTGGCCGACTTGAGTGGTTCCGACTTGACTGAGGCTGATTTTTCGGGCGCTCGCTTGCGGTATGTGCTCCTCCAAGGAAGCAGCCTGCTGCGGGCCACCCTCAGCGGTAGCGAAGCGGCTTTTGCCGATTTTTCAGAGGCGAATTTGAGCAGTGCCCAGTTAATCAGCGCCAACCTCAGCCAGACCCTGCTCGTGAACGCTAGCCTAGTAGGCGCAGACCTGACGGAGAGTAACTTATCTAGAGCCAACTTGACCGCTGCTCGCCTGCATCAGGCCCAGGGCACCGGGGCTAACCTCGAAGGCGCAAATCTGACCCGAGTGGAGGGCCGCGAGGCCAACTTAAGCAACGCCAACCTGAGCGGAGCAACCCTGACTCAGGCGGATCTGAGCGATAGCCAGTTGGCAGGCGCTAATTTCAGCGGGGCTAACCTGGAAAATGCTCGCCTACATAGGACTAATTTGCAGGCAGCCAATTTTCGGGGGGCTAACTTGAGCGGTACAGACTTTCAAGATGCTGTTTTTTCCTCGCCGACAGCTCTGGCTCCTGACAGTTTTATTGAGTCACTGCCTAATTCACAGCCCCAGGAAACGTTGACAAGCGTAGATTTTTCCAGGGCGCAAAACCTGGCTCCGGAGCAGATTGCCTATATCTGCAGGCAAGGGGGCATTCATCCGGTCTGCCCTCTCAATCCATAA
- a CDS encoding DUF565 domain-containing protein gives MQRTRLSTLFDTASNQLNRWLFNPWRRISILVISLLGGNFFGVAIAAVAGQAAQQDIILAAILMVINELISRLIYGRSWRRPGQDRNEPISIPLFYESLNAFKIGTMYALAAEAFKLGS, from the coding sequence ATGCAACGCACCCGCCTCAGTACACTGTTTGACACGGCAAGCAATCAGCTCAACCGCTGGCTGTTTAACCCCTGGCGCAGGATATCAATCCTTGTCATTAGCCTGCTGGGAGGCAACTTTTTTGGGGTTGCGATCGCAGCTGTCGCCGGACAGGCCGCACAGCAAGACATTATTCTTGCTGCGATTTTGATGGTTATCAATGAACTTATTAGCCGCTTGATCTATGGCCGCAGTTGGCGCAGACCTGGCCAAGACCGAAACGAGCCTATTTCTATCCCGCTCTTTTATGAATCTCTCAATGCCTTCAAGATAGGCACTATGTATGCGCTAGCGGCAGAAGCCTTTAAGTTGGGCAGCTAA